In Phocoena phocoena chromosome 11, mPhoPho1.1, whole genome shotgun sequence, one DNA window encodes the following:
- the SLC38A4 gene encoding sodium-coupled neutral amino acid transporter 4, with protein sequence MDPMELSNVNIEPDDESISGESIQDSYTGMGNLEKAAMSSQFTNEDAESQKFLTNGFLGKKKLTDYDDEHHPGTTSFGMSSFNLSNAIMGSGILGLSYAMANTGIILFIIMLLAVAILSLYSVHLLLKTAKEGGSLIYEKLGEKAFGWPGKIGAFISITMQNIGAMSSYLFIIKYELPEVIRTFMGLEENTGEWYVNGNYLVIFVSVGIILPLSLLKNLGYLGYTSGFSLTCMVFFVSVVIYKKFQIPCPLPVLDHNVGNLTVNNTAPMHVMMLPNNSESGGVNFMMDYTHQNPAELDEKQAKGSIHGSGVEYEAHSDDKCQPKYFVFNSRTAYAIPILAFAFVCHPEVLPIYSELKDRSRRKMQTVSNVSITGMLVMYLLAGLFGYLTFYGEVEDELLHAYSKVYTFDTPLLMVRLAVLVAVTLTVPIVLFPIRTSVTTLLFPKRPFSWIRHFLIAAILIALNNVLVILVPTIKYIFGFIGASSATMLIFILPAVFYLKLVKKEPLRSPQKVGALIFLVVGIIFMIGSMALIIIDWIYNPPNSKHH encoded by the exons ATGGATCCCATGGAACTGAGCAATGTCAACATCGAACCTGATGATGAGAGCATCAGTGGAGAAAGTATTCAAGATAGCTACACCGGGATGGGAAATTTAGAAAAGGCGGCAATGAGCAG tcaATTTACTAATGAAGATGCTGAAAGTCAGAAATTTCTGACAAATGGATTTTTGGGGAAAAAGAAGCTGACAGATTATGACGATGAACAT CATCCTGGAACCACCTCCTTTGGAATGTCTTCATTCAATCTGAGTAATGCCATCATGGGCAGTGGAATCCTGGGCCTGTCCTATGCCATGGCCAACACAGGGATCATCCTTTTTAT AATCATGCTGCTTGCCGTGGCAATCCTATCTCTCTATTCAGTTCATCTTTTATTAAAGACTGCGAAGGAAGGAG GATCTTTAATTTATGAAAAACTAGGTGAAAAGGCATTTGGATGGCCTGGGAAAATCGgagcttttatttccattacaatGCAGAACATTGGAG CCATGTCAAGCTACCTCTTCATTATTAAATACGAACTACCTGAAGTAATCAGAACGTTCATGGGACTTGAAGAAAATACTGG AGAATGGTATGTCAATGGCAACTACCTCGTCATATTTGTGTCAGTTGGAATCATTCTTCcactttctcttcttaaaaatttAG GTTACCTTGGTTATACCAGTGGATTTTCTCTTACCTGCATGGTGTTTTTTGTCAGTGTG GTGATTTACAAGAAATTCCAAATACCCTGCCCTCTGCCTGTTCTGGATCACAATGTTGGGAATCTGACAGTCAACAATACAGCTCCAATGCATGTGATGATGTTACCCAACAACTCTGAGAGTGGTGGTGTGAACTTCATGATGGATTACACCCACCAGAATCCTGCAGAGCTAGATGAGAAACAGGCCAAGGGCTCTATTCACGGCAGTGGAGTAGAGTATGAAGCACACAGTGATGACAAGTGTCAGCCCAAATACTTTGTATTCAACTCCCGG acGGCCTATGCAATTCCCATCCTAGCATTTGCTTTTGTATGCCACCCTGAGGTCCTTCCCATCTACAGTGAACTCAAAGA tcggTCCCGGAGGAAGATGCAAACGGTGTCAAATGTTTCCATCACGGGGATGCTCGTCATGTACCTACTTGCTGGCCTCTTTGGTTACCTAACCTTTTATG GAGAAGTTGAAGATGAATTGCTTCATGCTTACAGCAAAGTGTACACATTTGACACCCCTCTCCTCATGGTACGCCTGGCCGTCCTGGTGGCTGTAACACTAACTGTGCCCATAGTGCTGTTCCCT ATTCGTACATCAGTGACCACACTGTTATTTCCCAAAAGACCCTTCAGCTGGATAAGACATTTCCTGATTGCAGCCATACTTATTGCACTTAATAATGTTTTGGTCATCCTGGTGCCAACGATAAAATACATCTTTGGATTCATAG GGGCTTCTTCTGCCACTATGCTGATTTTCATTCTTCCAGCAGTTTTTTATCTTAAACTTGTCAAGAAAGAACCTCTTAGGTCACCCCAAAAGGTCGGG